A stretch of DNA from Microcoleus sp. FACHB-831:
GTGCGTTTAGCGCGGTGGCTCCACACCGACTCCATCCCGAACTCGGAGGTGAAACGCCGCAGCGGCAAAGATACTTTGGGGGCGACCCTACGGGAAAATAGCTCCGTGCCAGGTTACATATAATCCAAAAAGCCTCCTCTAGGGGGCTTTTTGCTATGGAAATAGCGTTCTCTACCCTTGGCAGTAAGTAATCGTACACCAATTTAATTGTCGATGCAGGTTATCTTTTCTCAACCCTACTCCAGCAAAGGGCGTAGGGCGTGGACATTTTCCCCTACTATTTATACCAGAGTGATGGAAGAGCGTTATCACAATTTAAATGCACAACAGCTTAAAGTGTTTCACAATTCCTCAACTATTTTTAGGATTTCCCCGGCTTATTGCTTTACTAAGTTTCTTTTCTAGTCCTATTCAAAAAGCTGCTTTTGAGCTTGATTTTCGATTGTACTCTGCTAGAGGAGCAAGAGGGCTATAGACCTTAACGACAGAAATTTTCGACGCATCTAACAAAAATCTCTATGCCTATACCTAGCGCAGTTTCATCAAAATCAAACCGGGGATGATGGTGTGGATAAGCTAAATCTTTGATTGGATTCGCAGATCCTAGAAAGAAATAACAACCAGGTACAGCCTGAAGAAAAAATGACATATCTTCACCACCCATTGTTTGACATTCTGGAACTACACCCGCAGGGGTTTCCACAAAATTTGACGCTACAGAACGCACCAGTTCAGCTATGCCAGCATCATTAATCACAGCTGGATAAAGTCGCCAGTAGTCTAACTCATAGCTTGCACCGTGACTTTGGCAAACACCAGAGATTATCTGCTCAAGTCGGCGAGGGATGATTTCTCCCAGCTCGGGGTTGAAATATCTAACAGTGCCGCTCATTTTCGCTGTATCGGCAATTACATTCAACGCCTTACCAGCATGAAGTTCCCCAACTGTAACTACGGCTGACTCTAGAGGAGAAACATTACGAGCCACAATAGTCTGCAAGGCATTGACAACATGAGCGCTGACTAAAATTGAATCAACAGTTTGTTGGGGAATAGCCCCGTGCCCACCTTTGCCCTGAATGGTACAGCGAAAACCCTCTGAAGCTGCCATCAAAGCGCCACTGCGGACGCCAACTGTGCCAAGGGGTAGGTTATTCCACAGGTGCAGACCAATAATTGCATCTACATCAGGATTTTTTAACACCCCAGCTTCAATCATAGGCTTGGCACCTCCTGGCCCCTCCTCAGCTGGTTGGAAGATAATCTTCACAGTTCCTGCGAAGTCTTCTGGATGGTTAGCTAGATAGTAGGCGGTAAAAAGTGCGATCGCTGTATGTCCGTCGTGACCGCAAGCATGCATTACACCATCGTGCTGCGACCGATAAGGCACATCGTTTTCTTCCTGAATTGGCAGAGCATCCATATCAGCCCGAATTGCCAATACAGGCCCAGGCTTGCTGCCTCTAATTGTGGCAACAATTCCAGTTTTTGCTATACCTGTTTCATGCTCGATTCCCCATTCGTGCAAATTTTGGGCAACCAGTTCAGAGGTCAAATGCTCTCGAAAGCCTAATTCAGGT
This window harbors:
- a CDS encoding M20 family metallopeptidase translates to MFATSLNPLPVDLSRIRPTIQALQPALVELRRRLHQRPELGFREHLTSELVAQNLHEWGIEHETGIAKTGIVATIRGSKPGPVLAIRADMDALPIQEENDVPYRSQHDGVMHACGHDGHTAIALFTAYYLANHPEDFAGTVKIIFQPAEEGPGGAKPMIEAGVLKNPDVDAIIGLHLWNNLPLGTVGVRSGALMAASEGFRCTIQGKGGHGAIPQQTVDSILVSAHVVNALQTIVARNVSPLESAVVTVGELHAGKALNVIADTAKMSGTVRYFNPELGEIIPRRLEQIISGVCQSHGASYELDYWRLYPAVINDAGIAELVRSVASNFVETPAGVVPECQTMGGEDMSFFLQAVPGCYFFLGSANPIKDLAYPHHHPRFDFDETALGIGIEIFVRCVENFCR